One segment of Streptomyces sp. NA02950 DNA contains the following:
- a CDS encoding ATP-binding protein: MTTEKAPTRGTGGGHSPSAPGEFAMRFTSTARGARLARRLVSHRLAQWGYPYDSGLNETATLIAGELAANAVRHGRIPGRDFHLRLTAPPFTPGPIRIEVSDTRAEKRPTLHPANPEAESGRGLFLVSQLAERWAVVPRSGDAPGKTVWAEIAAD, from the coding sequence ATGACGACCGAAAAAGCCCCCACACGAGGGACGGGAGGCGGACATTCCCCCTCTGCCCCCGGCGAGTTCGCCATGCGCTTCACCTCGACCGCGCGGGGTGCGCGGCTCGCGCGGCGACTCGTATCGCACCGGCTGGCCCAGTGGGGGTACCCGTACGACTCCGGTCTTAACGAGACCGCGACACTCATCGCCGGCGAGCTGGCGGCCAACGCCGTACGCCATGGGCGCATCCCGGGGCGGGACTTCCATCTGCGGCTGACCGCACCGCCGTTCACGCCCGGTCCGATCCGGATCGAGGTGTCGGACACCCGGGCCGAGAAGCGCCCGACCCTGCACCCGGCGAATCCCGAGGCCGAGAGCGGGCGCGGGCTGTTCCTCGTCTCGCAGCTCGCCGAGCGCTGGGCGGTGGTGCCCCGGTCCGGCGATGCCCCGGGGAAGACCGTCTGGGCGGAGATCGCGGCGGACTGA
- a CDS encoding helix-turn-helix transcriptional regulator — MAGTERSAFLKGFGKQLKLLRERAGLTQAELASRLGYSTEQVASVECGRRIPKPELIDKADEVLEAGGLLKAMKEEAALARYPAFFRDAARLEAEAVELYAYDTHVIKGLLQTEDYARAMFTMRRPLLDEETVDQRVAARMERQAIFNVRPAPLLGFVLEESVLRKPFGGKQVLRGQLEQLLLIGEKRNVEIQVMPTSREDNAGGDGPLTLMTPKGGEQLAYLECQGHSTLLTDREEVRPIAARYGIIRAQALNPRESSIFIEKVLGEL; from the coding sequence ATGGCGGGGACGGAAAGGTCGGCGTTCCTGAAGGGCTTCGGCAAACAACTGAAGCTCTTACGCGAACGTGCCGGACTCACCCAGGCGGAGCTGGCGTCGCGCCTCGGGTACAGCACGGAACAGGTGGCCTCGGTGGAGTGCGGGCGCCGCATTCCGAAGCCGGAGCTGATCGACAAGGCGGATGAGGTTCTGGAGGCCGGGGGCCTCCTGAAGGCGATGAAGGAGGAAGCCGCACTGGCGCGGTATCCGGCGTTCTTCCGCGATGCCGCGCGCCTGGAAGCCGAAGCGGTTGAGCTGTACGCCTATGACACCCATGTGATCAAGGGGCTCTTGCAGACGGAGGACTACGCACGAGCCATGTTCACCATGCGGCGCCCTTTGCTGGATGAGGAAACCGTTGATCAACGGGTCGCCGCACGGATGGAACGTCAGGCGATCTTTAACGTGCGCCCCGCGCCGTTGCTGGGCTTCGTTCTTGAGGAATCTGTTCTGCGCAAGCCGTTCGGTGGAAAACAGGTGCTGCGTGGACAACTTGAGCAACTGCTCCTCATTGGTGAGAAGCGCAACGTGGAGATCCAGGTGATGCCCACCAGTCGGGAGGACAACGCTGGCGGCGATGGGCCGCTGACCCTCATGACGCCCAAGGGCGGCGAACAACTTGCTTACCTGGAATGTCAAGGGCACAGCACACTGCTCACTGACCGAGAAGAGGTCCGCCCTATCGCTGCACGGTATGGGATCATCCGGGCGCAGGCTCTCAACCCACGGGAGTCATCGATCTTCATTGAGAAGGTGCTGGGAGAGCTATGA
- a CDS encoding DUF397 domain-containing protein, with amino-acid sequence MSDGIGELVWFKSSYSGAQGGECVEVAMDWRKSSYSGGEGGDCVEVAACPGTIHVRDSKDTTGPVLTFTADEWAAFVGFAANG; translated from the coding sequence ATGAGTGACGGCATAGGCGAACTGGTCTGGTTCAAGAGCAGCTACAGCGGCGCCCAGGGCGGCGAGTGCGTCGAGGTCGCCATGGACTGGCGTAAGAGCAGCTACAGCGGCGGCGAGGGCGGCGACTGCGTCGAGGTCGCCGCATGCCCCGGCACCATCCACGTCCGGGACTCCAAGGACACCACCGGCCCGGTCCTCACGTTCACGGCCGACGAGTGGGCCGCGTTCGTAGGGTTCGCGGCCAACGGCTAA
- a CDS encoding NAD(P)-dependent oxidoreductase, protein MPAPRTVLLTGAAGGMGTLMRELLPQHGYELRLLDLVPIEGEPDAITADLADKDALREAVRGVDAIVHLAGISVESTFEKILRANFEGTHNVYEAAREAGVRRVVFASSNHAVGFTPRPVADSDPLIPIDVRHRPDTFYGLSKAFGEDLGSYYWDKYGIESVAIRIGSCTPEPHTVRMLSTWLSPADAARLLHASLSAEGVGFRVVYGSSANTRLWWDLSSARELGYEPRDNAEVYAAKLIAEQGELVPGDPDTKHLGGDFCTNPPLWDRF, encoded by the coding sequence ATGCCCGCTCCCCGCACCGTCCTTCTCACCGGCGCCGCCGGCGGTATGGGCACCCTGATGCGCGAACTGCTGCCGCAGCACGGCTACGAGCTGCGGCTGCTGGACCTCGTCCCCATCGAGGGCGAGCCGGACGCCATCACCGCGGACCTGGCGGACAAGGACGCGCTGCGCGAGGCCGTACGGGGCGTGGACGCGATCGTCCACCTCGCGGGCATCTCGGTGGAGTCGACGTTCGAGAAGATCCTGCGCGCCAACTTCGAGGGCACGCACAACGTGTACGAGGCGGCCCGGGAGGCGGGCGTCCGCCGCGTGGTCTTCGCCTCCAGCAACCACGCCGTGGGCTTCACCCCGCGCCCGGTGGCTGACAGCGATCCGCTGATCCCCATCGATGTCCGGCACCGCCCCGACACGTTCTACGGGCTGTCGAAGGCGTTCGGCGAAGACCTCGGCTCGTACTACTGGGACAAGTACGGCATCGAGTCCGTCGCCATCCGCATCGGCTCCTGCACCCCGGAGCCCCACACGGTGCGCATGCTGTCGACCTGGCTGAGCCCGGCCGACGCCGCCCGCCTGCTGCACGCTTCGCTGAGTGCGGAGGGGGTGGGCTTCCGGGTGGTCTACGGCAGCTCAGCCAACACCCGTCTGTGGTGGGACCTTTCGTCCGCCCGCGAGCTGGGGTACGAGCCGCGGGACAACGCGGAGGTGTACGCGGCGAAGCTGATCGCGGAGCAGGGCGAGCTGGTACCGGGAGACCCTGACACCAAGCACCTCGGCGGCGACTTCTGCACCAACCCGCCCTTGTGGGACCGCTTTTAG
- a CDS encoding 5-dehydro-4-deoxyglucarate dehydratase has product MTSASLAERLDGLLFFPVTAFGPDGAVNLEVYRVHVRAGIEAGAGAVFACCGTGEFHALAPEEFHACVAAAVEEADGRVPVVAGTGYGTALAVRFAELAERAGADGLLAMPPYLVVADQEGLVRHYRTIAEATGLEVIVYQRDNAVFAPRTVARLARVPGIIGLKDGLGDLDLMQRIVSAVREEAPEEEFRYFNGLPTAELTGLAYRGIGVLLYSSAVFCFAPEVALAFHEALTTGDDATAARLVDGFYRPLVELRNKGRGYAVSLVKAGVRLRGLDVGEVRSPLSEPSAAHVKELEGLIERGLALLGDGDGGGGGR; this is encoded by the coding sequence GTGACCTCAGCCTCACTCGCCGAGCGCCTTGATGGACTGCTGTTCTTCCCTGTGACCGCCTTCGGGCCGGACGGTGCCGTGAATCTCGAGGTCTACCGGGTGCATGTGCGCGCGGGGATCGAGGCGGGGGCGGGGGCGGTCTTCGCGTGCTGTGGCACGGGGGAGTTCCACGCCCTCGCGCCCGAGGAGTTCCACGCCTGCGTCGCCGCCGCCGTGGAGGAGGCCGACGGCCGGGTGCCGGTGGTGGCGGGGACGGGGTACGGCACGGCACTCGCGGTCCGGTTCGCCGAACTGGCCGAGCGGGCGGGGGCGGACGGTCTGCTCGCGATGCCGCCGTATCTGGTGGTGGCGGACCAGGAGGGGCTGGTGCGGCACTACCGGACGATCGCGGAGGCGACCGGGCTCGAGGTGATCGTCTATCAGCGGGACAACGCGGTGTTCGCGCCGCGCACGGTGGCCCGGCTCGCGAGGGTGCCCGGGATCATCGGGCTGAAGGACGGCCTCGGTGACCTCGATCTGATGCAGCGCATCGTGAGCGCGGTGCGGGAGGAGGCGCCCGAGGAGGAGTTCCGCTACTTCAACGGGCTGCCGACCGCCGAGCTGACCGGGCTCGCCTACCGGGGCATCGGGGTGCTGCTCTACTCCTCGGCCGTCTTCTGCTTCGCGCCCGAGGTCGCGCTCGCCTTCCACGAGGCGCTGACCACCGGGGACGACGCGACCGCCGCCCGGCTGGTGGACGGCTTCTACCGACCGCTGGTCGAACTGCGCAACAAGGGGAGGGGCTACGCGGTCTCGCTGGTGAAGGCGGGCGTACGGCTGCGCGGGCTGGACGTGGGGGAGGTGCGGTCACCTCTGAGCGAGCCGAGCGCCGCCCATGTGAAGGAGCTGGAGGGGCTGATCGAGCGCGGTCTCGCCCTCTTGGGCGATGGCGACGGCGGTGGGGGCGGGCGGTGA
- a CDS encoding polysaccharide deacetylase family protein, producing the protein MRRIGRISGLVTAVTLALSLTGCGASYDTTSPRGAREDAVKGGQHTTGKAKNAPRGSKDDDAESVDCAQAKCVALTFDAGPSENTPRLLEILKKNHVHATFFMLGKNHIEKHPDLVRRIADEGHELANHTWSHKILTKSDDDVVRSEISRVQTAVKKLTGRTPLLMRPPQGRTDERVSKISRELGVAQVLWSVTAKDYQTNDSALIKERVLDQTDRDGVILLHDIYQGTVPAVPEILEELKKRGYTVVTVGRLMAPATAEPGKVYKP; encoded by the coding sequence ATGAGGCGAATAGGCCGCATATCCGGGCTGGTGACGGCCGTGACCCTGGCGTTGAGCCTTACGGGCTGCGGCGCCTCCTACGACACCACCTCGCCGCGCGGTGCCAGGGAGGACGCGGTGAAGGGCGGGCAGCACACGACGGGGAAGGCGAAGAACGCGCCGCGGGGCTCGAAGGACGACGACGCGGAGTCCGTCGACTGCGCCCAGGCCAAGTGCGTCGCCCTGACCTTCGACGCGGGCCCGAGTGAGAACACCCCGCGGCTGCTGGAGATCCTGAAGAAGAACCACGTCCACGCGACCTTCTTCATGCTCGGCAAGAACCACATCGAGAAACACCCCGACCTGGTGCGGCGGATCGCCGACGAGGGGCACGAACTGGCCAACCACACCTGGTCGCACAAGATCCTGACCAAGTCCGACGACGATGTCGTCCGTTCGGAGATCTCCCGGGTGCAGACGGCCGTGAAGAAGCTGACCGGCCGGACGCCCCTGCTGATGCGTCCGCCGCAGGGCCGCACCGATGAGCGGGTCTCGAAGATCAGCCGGGAGCTGGGGGTGGCGCAGGTGCTGTGGAGCGTCACCGCGAAGGACTACCAGACCAACGACTCCGCCCTGATCAAGGAGCGGGTCCTCGACCAGACCGACCGCGACGGCGTCATCCTGCTGCACGACATCTACCAGGGCACGGTCCCGGCGGTGCCGGAGATCCTCGAGGAGCTGAAGAAGCGGGGCTACACGGTGGTGACCGTGGGCCGGCTGATGGCTCCGGCCACGGCGGAGCCGGGCAAGGTCTACAAGCCCTGA
- a CDS encoding right-handed parallel beta-helix repeat-containing protein encodes MRVRRKRGRHRRRKDRTLPLGSAVIVASAVAGVYLTASPDGAQAVPSTVYVSPGGDDSESGTLASPFRTLEKAFSVAEAGTTIEVRGGTYYPARTLRSSVDGTKRERVELRPYEGEKVRIDGSRLRPGSALVALSGDFWTVSGLELRNAPGGGLVCVSCSQDVFKNLTTRGNGDTGLTLRGANTTDNVIRNLDSYNNHDDATGGQRADGVAITHGSGTGNVITGSRLYHNSDDGVDLWMWASPVTIEHSWAYGNGENRWQIPGFTGDGSGFQLGADRVPAPSPAHVVRTSAAWSNSKSGFAAGGNKGDLRIQRTTAFGNRGDGYDLDGSHARLRSNLSVSNGRAKADMGRSAVSQGDNWTPGALPSPPFVTTDATTAYGSRRQDGSLPVTSFLVVMDGTPTGSPMK; translated from the coding sequence ATGAGGGTGAGACGCAAGCGGGGCCGCCATCGCCGCCGCAAGGACCGCACGCTGCCGCTGGGCAGCGCGGTCATCGTGGCATCGGCTGTGGCGGGGGTGTATCTCACCGCATCCCCGGACGGTGCGCAGGCCGTGCCCAGCACCGTCTATGTCTCCCCGGGCGGCGACGACAGCGAGTCGGGCACGCTCGCGTCGCCCTTCCGGACGCTGGAGAAGGCGTTCTCGGTCGCCGAGGCGGGCACCACCATCGAGGTCCGCGGCGGCACCTACTACCCGGCCCGGACCCTGCGCAGTTCGGTCGACGGCACCAAACGCGAGCGGGTCGAACTGCGGCCGTACGAAGGCGAGAAGGTCCGGATTGACGGCTCCCGGCTCCGTCCCGGCTCCGCCCTGGTCGCGCTCAGCGGCGACTTCTGGACCGTCTCCGGCCTCGAACTGCGCAACGCCCCCGGCGGCGGGCTGGTGTGCGTCTCCTGTTCCCAGGACGTCTTCAAGAACCTGACCACCCGGGGCAACGGCGACACCGGACTGACCCTGCGCGGTGCGAACACCACCGACAACGTCATCCGGAACCTGGACTCGTACAACAACCACGACGACGCCACCGGCGGGCAGAGAGCCGACGGCGTCGCCATCACCCACGGCTCCGGCACCGGCAATGTGATCACCGGGTCCCGGCTCTACCACAACAGCGACGACGGCGTGGATCTGTGGATGTGGGCCAGCCCCGTCACCATCGAGCACTCCTGGGCGTACGGAAACGGCGAGAACCGCTGGCAGATCCCCGGCTTCACGGGCGACGGCAGCGGCTTCCAGCTCGGCGCCGACCGCGTCCCCGCCCCCTCGCCCGCCCACGTCGTACGGACCTCGGCCGCCTGGAGCAACAGCAAGAGCGGCTTCGCCGCGGGCGGCAACAAGGGCGACCTCCGCATCCAGCGCACCACCGCCTTCGGCAACCGGGGCGACGGCTACGACCTCGACGGCTCCCACGCCCGGCTGCGGTCCAACCTCTCCGTCTCCAACGGCCGGGCCAAGGCCGACATGGGGCGCTCCGCGGTCTCCCAGGGCGACAACTGGACACCGGGCGCCCTCCCTTCGCCGCCCTTCGTCACCACCGACGCCACGACGGCCTACGGCTCCCGGCGGCAGGACGGATCGCTGCCCGTCACCAGCTTCCTGGTGGTGATGGACGGCACGCCGACCGGCTCGCCGATGAAGTGA
- a CDS encoding aldo/keto reductase, which translates to MEYARLGTSGVKVSRICLGMMSYGSPEHRPWQLDIDAARPIVRRAVEGGVTFFDTADMYAMGRSEEITGELLRELFPRREDYVLATKVYSPMGPGPNDRGLSRKHIMAGIDASLRRLGTDHVDLYQIHRFDPETPVEETMEALHDVVRAGKARYIGASSMYAWQFAKSQHTAAAHGWTRFVSMQNHYNLLYREEEREMNPLCLDQGVGVIPWSPLARGLLAGNRDRDRSGPTTRARNDAMVEKWYADAEFDIVDATRAVAAERGVAPARVALAWLLGSPAVTAPVVGATKTAHLDDAVAAVELELDEAEVARLEAPYRPRPIMGHH; encoded by the coding sequence ATGGAGTACGCGCGGCTGGGCACCTCCGGCGTCAAGGTGTCCCGGATCTGCCTGGGCATGATGAGCTACGGCAGCCCCGAGCACCGCCCGTGGCAGCTCGACATCGACGCGGCGCGGCCGATCGTGCGCCGGGCGGTGGAGGGCGGGGTGACCTTCTTCGACACCGCCGACATGTACGCCATGGGCCGCAGCGAGGAGATCACCGGCGAGCTGCTGCGCGAGCTGTTCCCCCGCCGCGAGGACTATGTGCTCGCCACCAAGGTGTACTCCCCGATGGGCCCCGGCCCCAACGACCGTGGGTTGTCGCGCAAGCACATCATGGCGGGCATCGACGCCTCACTGCGGCGGCTGGGCACCGACCACGTGGACCTCTACCAGATCCACCGCTTCGACCCCGAGACCCCGGTCGAGGAGACCATGGAGGCGCTGCACGACGTGGTGCGGGCGGGGAAGGCGCGGTACATCGGGGCGTCGTCGATGTACGCGTGGCAGTTCGCCAAGTCCCAGCACACGGCCGCGGCCCACGGCTGGACCCGGTTCGTCTCCATGCAGAACCACTACAACCTGCTGTACCGGGAGGAGGAGCGGGAGATGAACCCGCTCTGTCTGGACCAGGGGGTGGGGGTCATCCCCTGGAGCCCGCTGGCGCGCGGTCTGCTCGCGGGCAACCGCGACCGGGACCGCTCCGGCCCCACCACCCGGGCGCGGAACGACGCCATGGTCGAGAAGTGGTACGCGGACGCCGAGTTCGACATCGTGGACGCCACCCGCGCGGTGGCCGCCGAGCGCGGGGTGGCACCGGCGCGAGTCGCCCTGGCCTGGCTGCTGGGCAGCCCCGCGGTGACGGCGCCGGTCGTGGGCGCCACGAAGACCGCGCATCTGGACGACGCGGTGGCGGCGGTGGAGCTGGAGCTCGACGAGGCCGAGGTGGCCCGGTTGGAAGCCCCCTACCGGCCGCGCCCGATCATGGGCCACCACTGA